A stretch of the Halomonas sp. BDJS001 genome encodes the following:
- a CDS encoding NAD(P)-dependent oxidoreductase, whose product MTNPLNHLPSAKEVGTYDPDTLASNFSDLHPPLTPRQAMIESQRCLYCYDAPCVEACPSDIDIPSFIRQISENNINGAAKTILEANILGGSCARVCPTEILCERSCVRNHDAECQPVLIGLLQRHATDNMQFDNHPFKRAASTGRHIAVVGAGPAGLSCAHRLAMLGHQVTIFEAEQKPGGLNEYGIARYKMTDDFAHKEVEFLLEIGGIEIQYGQRLGESLELATLHKQYDSVFLGLGLGASRALGLTGEQAPGLMPAVDYIKVLRQADDLGTLAVAQRCIVIGAGNTAIDMATQMARLGATEVTLVYRRGIEAMSATDHEQEIAKANGVRMVTWAQPDEILLDDQDRVAGMRFAKTSDQAGRLTPTGETFEIAADAIFTAIGQGFEDESLRDATAAELARDGERIHVDEMFRTSLPNVYAGGDCVKPGQDLTVQAVQHGKLAAHAIHQALAVKQEAA is encoded by the coding sequence GTGACTAACCCACTGAACCACCTACCCAGCGCAAAAGAGGTCGGCACCTATGACCCGGATACGCTGGCAAGCAACTTTAGCGACCTACACCCACCGCTTACTCCGCGCCAGGCGATGATTGAAAGCCAGCGCTGCCTCTACTGCTATGACGCACCCTGCGTAGAGGCTTGCCCATCGGATATCGATATCCCGAGCTTTATTCGCCAGATCAGCGAGAACAATATCAACGGCGCGGCAAAAACCATTCTGGAAGCCAACATTCTCGGCGGCAGCTGCGCCCGGGTGTGCCCCACCGAAATTCTCTGTGAACGCAGCTGCGTACGCAATCACGACGCCGAGTGCCAGCCGGTGCTAATCGGCCTGTTACAGCGCCACGCTACCGATAACATGCAGTTCGATAACCACCCCTTTAAGCGCGCCGCCAGCACAGGCCGCCATATTGCCGTGGTAGGCGCCGGGCCGGCGGGGCTCTCCTGCGCTCACCGCCTAGCCATGCTGGGCCATCAAGTAACGATTTTTGAAGCCGAACAGAAGCCCGGCGGGCTAAATGAATACGGGATTGCCCGCTACAAAATGACCGACGACTTCGCCCACAAGGAAGTCGAGTTTTTGCTGGAAATTGGCGGCATCGAGATCCAGTACGGCCAACGGCTGGGCGAAAGCCTGGAGCTTGCCACGCTCCATAAGCAGTACGATAGCGTGTTTCTCGGCTTGGGCCTGGGCGCCAGCCGTGCCCTGGGTTTAACCGGGGAGCAAGCACCCGGCCTGATGCCTGCGGTGGACTACATCAAAGTTCTCCGCCAGGCCGACGACCTGGGCACTCTTGCGGTAGCCCAGCGCTGTATCGTGATTGGCGCAGGCAATACCGCCATTGATATGGCCACCCAAATGGCCCGCTTAGGCGCTACGGAGGTAACGCTGGTTTACCGTCGCGGTATTGAAGCCATGTCCGCCACCGACCACGAGCAGGAGATCGCCAAAGCCAACGGTGTACGCATGGTGACCTGGGCTCAGCCCGACGAGATTCTGCTAGATGATCAGGATCGTGTAGCGGGCATGCGCTTTGCCAAGACGTCGGATCAAGCAGGGCGATTAACACCCACAGGTGAAACCTTTGAGATCGCCGCCGACGCCATTTTCACCGCTATCGGTCAGGGCTTCGAAGACGAAAGTCTACGCGACGCCACCGCCGCTGAGCTCGCCCGCGACGGCGAACGTATTCATGTGGATGAGATGTTCCGTACCTCGTTGCCCAATGTGTACGCCGGTGGCGACTGTGTGAAGCCCGGCCAAGACCTTACCGTTCAGGCCGTGCAGCACGGCAAACTGGCCGCTCACGCCATTCATCAAGCGCTCGCCGTTAAGCAGGAGGCCGCATGA
- the preA gene encoding NAD-dependent dihydropyrimidine dehydrogenase subunit PreA, with amino-acid sequence MNTTPLSFPGKKNSGDSVVNGVDLSVNFAGITAPNPFWLASAPPTDKAYNVVRAYEAGWGGVVWKTLGEEPPAVNVSSRYSAHYGKNREVIGFNNIELITDRSLEINLKEITQVKKDWPDRALIVSIMVPCNEEAWAYILPLVEATGADGIELNLGCPHGMPERGMGAAVGQNPDLIEKVTYWCKKHYSKPVIVKLTPNITDIRVGAQAALRGGADAVSLINTINSITSIDLDNMVAKPTVGHQSTHGGYCGSAVKPIAMNMVAEIARDPATPTLPISGIGGISTWRDAAEFIALGAGSVQVCTAAMLNGFRIVEEMKDGLSRWMAEKGYDSIEAFSRKAIPQTTDWKHLDINFKTIAKIDQDLCIECGRCYIACEDTSHQSIAKLTEQDGARRYEVIEEECVGCNLCQITCPVENCITMVPQETGQPFLAWDNDPRNPFRVAS; translated from the coding sequence ATGAATACCACCCCGCTCTCTTTCCCAGGTAAGAAAAACAGTGGCGACAGCGTCGTCAACGGCGTTGATCTATCGGTTAATTTTGCTGGTATCACAGCCCCCAATCCGTTCTGGCTGGCCTCTGCACCGCCCACCGACAAGGCCTACAACGTGGTACGCGCCTATGAGGCGGGCTGGGGCGGCGTGGTGTGGAAAACCCTTGGCGAAGAGCCACCCGCAGTGAATGTCTCCTCGCGTTACTCGGCCCATTACGGCAAGAACCGCGAGGTCATCGGCTTTAATAATATCGAGCTGATTACTGACCGTTCGCTTGAGATCAACCTTAAAGAGATCACCCAGGTGAAGAAGGATTGGCCCGACCGTGCGCTGATCGTCTCCATTATGGTGCCCTGCAATGAAGAGGCCTGGGCGTATATTTTGCCGTTGGTAGAAGCCACCGGGGCGGACGGCATTGAGCTCAATCTGGGCTGCCCTCACGGTATGCCGGAGCGCGGCATGGGGGCGGCAGTAGGCCAAAACCCCGACCTGATCGAAAAAGTCACCTACTGGTGTAAAAAGCACTACTCCAAACCGGTGATTGTAAAGCTCACCCCCAATATCACCGATATTCGCGTGGGCGCCCAGGCAGCGCTTAGGGGGGGTGCCGATGCGGTCTCGCTGATTAACACCATCAATTCGATCACCAGCATCGACCTGGACAACATGGTCGCCAAACCCACGGTAGGCCATCAAAGCACCCACGGCGGCTACTGCGGCAGCGCCGTGAAGCCTATCGCGATGAATATGGTGGCGGAAATTGCCCGCGACCCAGCGACGCCAACGCTGCCCATTTCCGGTATTGGCGGCATTTCCACCTGGCGGGATGCAGCGGAATTTATCGCACTCGGCGCGGGCAGCGTGCAGGTGTGCACCGCGGCGATGCTCAACGGCTTTAGGATTGTGGAGGAGATGAAGGACGGCCTCTCCCGATGGATGGCAGAGAAGGGCTACGACTCCATCGAGGCGTTCTCGCGCAAGGCGATACCCCAGACGACAGACTGGAAACATCTGGATATCAACTTCAAGACCATCGCCAAGATCGATCAGGATCTGTGCATCGAGTGTGGCCGCTGCTATATCGCCTGCGAGGATACTTCCCACCAGTCGATTGCCAAGCTTACCGAGCAGGACGGCGCGCGGCGTTATGAAGTGATTGAAGAGGAGTGCGTAGGCTGCAATCTCTGCCAGATCACCTGCCCGGTGGAAAACTGCATCACCATGGTGCCCCAGGAAACCGGTCAACCCTTCCTAGCCTGGGATAACGACCCGCGCAATCCCTTCCGGGTTGCCTCTTAA
- a CDS encoding ABC transporter substrate-binding protein, translating into MKLAITTTAILLATASATVSADQRIATFDLGSLDTLDALGLNAQVVGVPKASLPDYLEQYAAENVTDIGGLRSPDMDTLGESEPSLILYTGRQGEWEGELGEIAPLLNTSLQGDDYQAAFDANVRELASRLAVESKAEEALGTLHAEIETQREALSNAPRTLVVTHNGGNLMLNQHPVVHDVLGIAALEMPASVTSETRGNRTFTPLSPEAISEIDPQVVLVIDRSAAIGEEPATADALAQTLFDARAETETARVVMLTPALWYLSGGGLQSLALQVEEVAAALSSSRD; encoded by the coding sequence ATGAAGCTCGCTATCACTACCACCGCTATACTCTTAGCAACTGCAAGCGCCACCGTGAGCGCTGACCAGCGAATCGCCACCTTCGATTTAGGCAGCCTTGATACGCTGGATGCGCTAGGATTAAATGCTCAGGTAGTGGGTGTGCCGAAAGCCAGCCTGCCTGACTATCTTGAGCAATATGCAGCCGAAAACGTCACCGATATTGGCGGCCTGCGCTCACCGGATATGGATACTCTTGGCGAAAGCGAGCCTAGCCTGATTCTCTATACTGGCCGCCAGGGTGAGTGGGAAGGAGAGCTTGGCGAAATCGCCCCGCTGCTCAACACCAGCCTGCAGGGTGACGACTATCAGGCTGCTTTTGACGCCAATGTACGCGAACTAGCGAGTCGTTTAGCAGTGGAAAGCAAAGCCGAAGAGGCGCTTGGTACACTGCACGCCGAGATTGAGACCCAGCGCGAAGCGTTAAGCAACGCCCCCCGCACGCTGGTAGTAACCCACAACGGCGGCAATCTGATGCTGAATCAGCACCCGGTCGTTCACGACGTACTGGGTATTGCAGCATTAGAGATGCCCGCAAGTGTCACTTCTGAAACCCGCGGTAACCGTACCTTTACCCCGCTTTCACCTGAGGCAATTAGTGAAATTGATCCGCAGGTCGTGCTGGTGATTGATCGCAGCGCCGCGATTGGTGAGGAACCCGCCACCGCTGATGCTTTAGCGCAAACGCTCTTCGATGCGAGAGCTGAGACAGAGACAGCGCGGGTCGTTATGTTAACGCCCGCGCTGTGGTACCTCTCAGGCGGTGGACTGCAGAGCCTGGCACTTCAGGTTGAAGAAGTGGCTGCGGCACTTAGCTCGTCAAGGGACTAG
- a CDS encoding methyl-accepting chemotaxis protein, which translates to MNSLDAEHEGNTGVASDYLAQAATFQTAAQEFFATFESYDPRATQAELAEAVITSFNNLMQQGLIPQGEALEAGDEAGFRTAQERTSALNQQFMEASIAFNEFLVERGDQLVTGYENDMQLITYIDIAVLLIAALTVLFVRIAMVGSIVKPLNEAVTHFERIAQNDLSGKVSDRGRNEIGKLFIAMQHMQSGLAKTVSDVRDSSGSIHIGAREIASGNADLSSRTEQQAASLQETAASMEQLTATVKQNADNARQASQLANDASSTASNGGEVVEQVITTMHGISSSSQKVADIISVIDSIAFQTNILALNASVEAARAGEQGRGFAVVASEVRNLASRSADAAKEIKALIEASSTQVKEGSALVESAGETMREVVASVRRVTDIMDEISAASQEQSSGIEQVNQAVAQMDEVTQQNAALVQQASSAASSLEEQAARLESVVSAFRLTEGESRTQHAPLAVPQQKSPALMRPATRSQASSKATASAEGDWEAF; encoded by the coding sequence TTGAATAGTTTAGACGCGGAACACGAAGGCAATACTGGCGTAGCGAGTGATTACCTCGCTCAAGCGGCAACTTTTCAAACGGCTGCCCAGGAGTTCTTTGCAACTTTTGAGTCATACGATCCTCGTGCTACTCAGGCCGAGCTAGCTGAAGCGGTGATCACTTCCTTTAATAACCTTATGCAACAAGGACTGATCCCTCAAGGCGAAGCATTAGAAGCAGGTGATGAGGCTGGTTTTCGCACTGCACAAGAACGAACTAGTGCTTTGAATCAGCAGTTTATGGAAGCGAGCATAGCTTTCAATGAATTCTTGGTTGAGCGCGGTGACCAATTGGTTACCGGTTATGAAAACGATATGCAACTCATCACCTACATTGATATCGCTGTACTCTTAATTGCAGCGTTAACGGTTTTATTTGTTCGCATTGCCATGGTCGGCTCAATTGTCAAACCGTTAAATGAGGCGGTAACGCACTTTGAGCGTATTGCCCAAAATGATCTTTCAGGGAAAGTCAGTGATCGTGGCCGTAATGAGATTGGTAAGCTGTTTATTGCCATGCAGCATATGCAGAGCGGCTTAGCCAAAACGGTGTCAGATGTGCGCGATAGCAGCGGCTCTATCCATATCGGCGCGCGTGAAATTGCCAGTGGCAACGCAGATCTGTCGTCGCGTACCGAGCAGCAGGCCGCTTCTCTGCAGGAAACCGCCGCCAGCATGGAGCAGTTAACCGCTACCGTTAAGCAGAATGCCGATAACGCCCGTCAGGCGAGCCAGTTGGCAAATGATGCATCGAGCACGGCAAGCAACGGTGGCGAAGTGGTTGAGCAGGTGATTACCACCATGCACGGCATTTCCAGCAGTTCACAAAAAGTGGCGGATATCATAAGCGTTATCGACTCTATCGCCTTTCAAACCAATATTCTGGCGCTTAACGCCTCGGTGGAAGCCGCACGGGCAGGTGAACAAGGGCGTGGTTTTGCCGTCGTGGCCAGCGAAGTGCGAAATCTGGCGAGCCGCAGTGCGGATGCCGCTAAAGAGATCAAAGCACTGATTGAGGCGTCATCAACCCAGGTAAAAGAGGGCTCAGCATTAGTCGAAAGCGCTGGGGAAACCATGCGTGAAGTGGTCGCTTCGGTGCGCCGCGTGACCGATATCATGGATGAAATATCCGCGGCATCCCAAGAGCAGAGCTCGGGCATTGAGCAGGTCAACCAGGCGGTTGCCCAGATGGATGAGGTGACCCAGCAGAACGCGGCGCTGGTTCAGCAGGCTTCCTCGGCGGCAAGCTCGTTGGAAGAGCAGGCGGCGCGGCTTGAAAGCGTTGTTTCAGCCTTTCGCTTAACGGAAGGGGAGAGCCGTACGCAACACGCCCCGCTAGCTGTCCCCCAACAAAAGTCGCCTGCGCTTATGCGGCCAGCGACTCGTAGCCAAGCCAGTAGCAAAGCCACGGCGAGTGCTGAAGGTGATTGGGAAGCTTTCTAA